In Leptolyngbya sp. NIES-2104, the genomic window GACTCGGAGCAGGTGACACAATTTCTGTTCAAGTCCAGCGATTTGCTGATCTAAATTTTCAAGCGACGATCGACCAAGAAGGCAACATCACCGCGCCATTATTAGGAAAAGTTCCGCTTCAGGGATTAACGATCGCTCAAGCACAAGAACGCATCCAGCAAGGCGTGAATCGATTTGTGATTAATCCGGTCGTATTCGTTGCCCTAACGGGTCAGCGTCCGGTTCTCGTCACAGTGACAGGCGAAATTGCCAAACCGGGACTTTATACCCTGACGTTGCCTCGGACTTCTGCCGCTTTGTTACTAGCAGGTGGCGCAACCGGGCGGGCGGATTTGCGATCGGTACAAGTTAAACGATCGTTATCCGATGGCTCAATCCTTGAAGAAAAGCTCGATTTAGTCACACCCTTACAAGAAGGAACCCCCTTACCGGATCTCAAACTGCAAGATGGGGATGTGGTTGTAATTCCGAAGTTATCCGAGCAGGAGCAAAACTACGATCGTTTGCTCATGGCTCGATCGACGTTAGTTAAACCCCAAATCACCGTCCGACTTCTCAGCTATGCCAACAACGGACTTGGAACGCTAACCCTTCCAAATGGCAGCACTTTTCTGGATGCTCTGACGGCTGCAAGACCCGGACCTGATAACTCAAATCTGCGTCGAATTGCCTTAATTCGCTTCGATCCGATTCAGAAAAAAGCAGTCACTCGTGACATTGATGCCCGGAGCATTCTGAGCGGCAACATGGCTCAAAACGTTCAGCTTGAAGACAACGATGTGATTGTCATCGGTCGAAATCTCGTGGGCAGAATCACGTATGCGCTCAACACTTTCACCCAACCCTTCCGAGATGTGCTGGGCTTCTTGCTGTTCTTCCGTGAACTCCGCAGTGGAGCCGATAGCTTATTTGGTCCCACCGGACGCGAGTAATCACTTTAACTTCTAGTCAGGGCTTTCTTATGGTTCCACCGATCGTCAAACGTTATTTACTCGCGGTAAATCGCTACAAGTGGGTGATTCCAGCAGGGGTCATTGTAGGTTTGGGTGCAGGCGGTGTTGTGGCAGTCCAGCCTGAGCCGCCACTAAGCTACATCGGGGAATCCATACTCGTCTCGAATGCGCCCCCAATTACGTTTTCGACGATCGGTTCTCAAGTTCGCCAACCTGTAGAAGCCTTTACAGCAGAGACACTCCTCACCAATGAAGTCATAGAAGGGATTGCCAAAGAAGTGGACATCCAGCCAGATGTGCTGAGGAAAGGAACGACCATCAAAGTTCAGGCGGGCGGTGATGCCAAAGATCCTGCGGCTCAAAAAGCTCAGGTGAATATCGCTTACAAAGATGGCGATCAGAAGCGGGCTGGAGATGTCATTAGTCAATTATCTCGTCGCTTAGTGGAACAAAGTCGATTGAATAACACGGCTCGACTCCGATCAATTATCGGCGCGATCGAACAACGCCTACCGAAAGTGAAGCAAGAACTTTCCGACGCGGAACGCACTTTAGAACAATACGATCGCGTTGAAGGACCTCAGCTATTTGCCGCTCAAGATGGCAATATCATCAAATCAATTTCAGGCAGCCAACAACAGCAACAACAGCTTCGATTGCAGTTAGATGGCATCAATGCTCAAATTAGTAGCATTCAAGCAAAGCTTGGACTCGATCCGAATCAAGCTTATGTTTCCTCAGCTTTGAGTGCTGATCCGATCATTGCCAGTCTACGTGCTCAATTGCAGCAGATTGAATCACAAACGTCTGTTTTGCTAAAAGACTTACGCCCTGAACATCCTCAAGTCGTCACATTACGAAAACAGCAGCAAGCCTACGAAGAAGAGATTCGCAAACGAGCAACTGAAGTGATCGGTGGAAACGGTCAAGTGACCCCATTCATCGCCAATGTGCGCCAAGATAGCAGTCTTGATCCGGCTCGCCAACAATTAGCAAATACATTAGTTAACCTACAAACTCAGAAAGAATCTTTAGAGCAGCAAATTGTTTCAACCATTCGATCGGAACAAGAACTTAGACAACAGTTCTCAAGCATTCCAAACAAGCAACTAGAACGAACCCGGCTTGAAGATCAAGTCAAGCTGAAAAAGAACCTCTACGATCAAATGCAGCAAAAACTCGTGGATGCGAGAGCGGCTGAAGTTGAAATCGTGAGTAGCTTAGGATTGTCTCAATCTCCGACCGTTTCGCCAACAGGTATCAAAGCTCCGAAAAGTATTCCGATCACCCTAGCAGTTGGCGCGATCGTCGGTTTAGTCGTCGGTGCAGGTGTGATCTTCCTGCTCGATACGCTTGAAGGCACAATCTACACCGCAGAAGATCTACGCGAAGCCATTCGCCAAAGAGATGTGGTAATTCTCGGCATCTTACCGCTGGTGAAATCCTTTATCCCGAACGATTCCCCGATTCTAGTCAATCCCGATTCACCTTATGCAGAATACTATGAGCGCTTCCGCAGCAATCTTCGCCTTACCGAATCGAAGAATCTGCGGGTGATCATGATGATTAGCACGATCGAGAACGAAGGTAAAACAGTCACAGCGTATAATTTAGCGATCGCGTCCGCCCGCGCTGGCAAACGCACGTTATTGATCGAAGCCGATTTACGATCGTCCTCTGCCGCCCATCAAGTCAATCTCACCCCTGATCCCGATAGCCAACTCGAACCGCTCCGCTACTTCGGACAAATCAGCGATTGTATTCGACTCGCCCCCGATGTAGAAAATCTATATGTTGTCCCAAGTCCCGGTCCTCAACCAACCGCAGCATCATTACTCGAATCAAGCGAACTCCGCCGCTTACTCGAAGATGCACGCGGACGATTTGATCTGGTGATTCTCGACTCCCCACCACTTAGCAGATGTAATGATGCCCTGATTCTAGAGCCGTTCACAGATGGCATGGTGTTGGTGACTCGTCCGGGTGTCACTCAGCAAAGCTTGCTCGAAGAAGCGATCGACCAACTCACTGAAACCGCAAGTCTTCGTTTACTCGGTGCAGTCACGAACGGCGTTGAGGTGCAATTACCGCGTACCGCTGAAGAAGCATTGATGAATGATGCGAAACAGTGGTTATTTAACTCGGAGCCGGAAAACGTGGTAATGAGCGATCGTAACTAAGCGTGAGTCTGGCTTTTAGAATAGAAATAACCTCGACCAAGCCGTAAAATGACAGAAATCACCCTGCAACTGAATCATGAACTGCTACAAAAAGTGAATCGTTGGGCAGAAAGTAGAGGAATTTCTGTGAATGAAGCGATCGTGAATCTAATCGACCAGCTCCCTGAGTCAACTTTAGAACAGCGAAAAGCATTTCTCAGGCTGCCGCTTGCAGAGCGTCAGCGCATCTTGGCGGAACAGGCAGACGCGCTGACGTTTCATTATGAGCAAGATACCGAGTGGAAAGAGCTACAGGCAGGAGACATCGTTGAGTATTAGTCCGAAGCGGGTGAAATTTGGCTGGTTAACTTCGATCCTACTGTCGGATCAGAGATAAAAAAGGTTCGACCTGCCATTATCGTGAGTTCTGATCAGATTGGACGATTACCGCTGAAGTTAATCGCACCAATCACAGACTGGAAGAGCTACTTTGAGCAAAATCTCTGGCATATCCAAATTCAGCCTGATATTCAAAACGGACTTTCCAAAGTTTCAGCGATCGATGCGCTACAGATTCGGGGTGTGGATGTGCAGCGCATCAATCGCAAACTGGGAGAGGCTTCGGAAACAATCATGCAGGAGCTTGGAATCGCGATTGTCAGCATCATCGAGTTTCAACCCGAATAGTTTCTCAGGTTGGATCGTATCGAATTCCCTGAAAAATCAGATCAAATCGAGATGCAGGTACGCTAGGCTGAAAAAGCTAAAAACTCGATCGGAAAACCAATGTCTGAGCAAGTCTATGATGTCGTTGTCGTGGGTGGGGGTGTTGCTGGAGCCGCGTTACTGTATTCCCTCGCAAAATTCACAGATCTCAAACGAATCGCGCTGATTGAAAAGTATCCACGAGTTGCGACCGTTAATTCAAAACCGACGAACAATAGCCAAACGATTCATTGCGGCGACATTGAGACGAACTACAGTCTAGAAAAAGCGCTCAAAGTGCGGCGATCGGCAGACATGCTCGTGCGCTATGCCACCGAATTACCCTCTGAGATTCGCGATCGCGTTATTTATCGCTTTGACAAAATGGTCATCGGTGTCGGAGCCGAAGAATGCAACATCGTCCGGCAACGCTACGAGACTTTTAAGCCGCACTTTACAGGAATGCAACTGCTCGAAAAGTCACAGATTGCAGAGATTGAACCGCACGTCGTCAAGGCGAACGGACACGATCGACCTGAAGAATTAGTCGCGATCGCGGTTCTAAATGAACACAGCGCGGTGAACTATGGCACTCTAGCGCAGTCGATGGTCGAGCAAGCTCAGGAAGTTTCAGATAAGACCGTGAACCTGATTTTAGGGAGTCCGGTGCAAGCGATCGAGCAAGTGGGGGAAAATTATCAAATTACGATCGCCAACGATTCGATCACGGCTCGATTTGTGGTGGTTTCTGCTGGAGGGCACAGTCTATTATTCGCTCACCGAATGGGCATTGGATTGGAATATTCTTGTTTACCTGTTGCGGGAAATTTCTACTACACGCCTCAAGTTCTAAATGGCAAAGTGTACACGGTTCAAAACGATAAACTGCCGTTTGCGGCGATTCATGGCGATCCGGATGTGACTGAGCCTGGAAAGACTCGATTTGGTCCGACTGCGCTCCCGTTGCCCTTGTTAGAGCGCTACAATCTCCAGACTTTTGTGGACTATCTAGAAGTGTTGCGGCTCGATCGTAGTGTGAGTGCTGTGCTTTGGGATTTGTTCAGCGTGCGAGACATTCGCAACTATATTTTCAAGAATTTCGCCTTTGAAGTGCCGCTGATCAATCGTCGTCTGTTCCTCAAAGATGCGCGGAAGATTGTGCCATCGTTGCAGCTAGAGGATTTGACCTTTGCTCAAGGGGTCGGCGGCATTCGTCCTCAGCTTATTGATAAAACTCAGAATAAGTTAATTCTGGGACAAGCAGAAATTGATCCAGGTCACGGCATTCGATTTAATGTCACTCCTTCACCGGGCGCGACTACTTGTTTAGGGAATGCCGAAACGGATTTGCTACGAATTCAGCAACATTTAGGGTGCAATGTCGATCGGACTTGGTTTGATGCAGCGGATTTTGCGCGATCGATCTGATTCACTTCAGAAAAATTTCTACTTCTCAGCAGCGATCGAACATGGCTCACACCCCATTTGAATTCGATCGCGCCCCTGCTGCTTTGCACTGTAAAGAGCTGCATCAGCCTGCTTGATTAGGGATACAAACGTTGTTTCTGAATGGGGGATGAAACTCACGACACCAAGACTCAGCGTTACGAATTCGCTGATTTTAGAGCCAGAGTGAGGAATCTGAGCCTGCAAAATTTGCGCTTGAATTTTTTTCGCAACAGTCACCACTCCAGTCAACGAAGTATTCGGCAAAATCACGGCAAACTCTTCACCCCCGTAACGCGCCACTAAATCCGCTGGACGAGCGATCGCACATTTGATGTGCTGCGCTACCCGCTGCAAACACTCATCTCCCGCTAAATGTCCATAGCAATCATTGTACTGTTTGAAAAAATCGACATCACAAAGAATCAGTCCGAGCGGTTGCTGTTCACGACGGAGCCGCAACCATTCCTGAGCTAAATACTCATCAAAACACCGCCGATTTGCAACCTGAGTGAGTCCGTCTAGGTGCAAAAGTTGCTGAAGTTCTTGATTGGCAGCCTCTAGCTCAACCGTCCGCTGAGCAACCTGCTCCTCTAGGGTGGCGAACATCATTTTTAACTGGTCTGACATTTGGATAAATGCTTTCGACAGTCGTCCCAGTTCGTCCTGCCTTGAGGTCGGTAACTGCACCTCAAAATCGCCCTGAGTTAACTGCTCGGTCGAGTGCAGAAGTTGAGCGAGGGGTTGGGTGACTTGCACATTTAAAGCACGATAGATAAACACCATTTCGACCAAGAGCGCAATTCCGCCAGACAGCAAAACGAATCGTGCTGCACTCCCGGCACTACCCTGCATCAAAGATTGAGGATAAACCGTGACAAAATACCAGTCCGGACCCGCTAGTCGAGTCACTGCAATATATTCGCGATCGCGATCGTTTTCAATCACTCGTGCAGTCTGCAACTGATCATCCGAGTTGGTGGATTGAATCAAAGCGAGAATACGACTGAGATGGGGATCGGCTAGGTCTTGTACTCTCAATGTTCCGCGCTTTGCCGCGATCTGAGTCGTGAAATCGGGATGAGCAATCAATTGACCATCCTGCCGCACAATCAGGTTATACGTTCCAGCTAAGCGATCGACATTTGTGCGGTCGATCAAACTGTTCAACACAATATCATTGCCCACACTGGCAACGTGCTCTCCTGCGGCATTGTCGATCGGAGTGACGACAGAAACGACCCAATCTGGGCTAGCTGGATCTTGATAAGCATCTGTCCAAACGGTTTTCCGCTGCGGATCATGATCGCGATCGGAGAGGTAGAAAAACTTTTCATTGCGAACATCAAAATCACCCGCGACCATTAGCGGTCCGGGCACTTCGGGCCAGTAAGTGACAGCGACATTTTCCGGGGATGCGATCCAGGTATTGATAAAGCGATCGCGCCATGCAGGGGCATACTGCAACAGCAACTGCTCAAAGCGCTGAATCTGACGTTGAAGCGGTACAGTTAGAGGAACATTTCGCCCGACAAAAATCGATGGCTTTGACTGACCCTCAAACTGATGCCAATCCTGGTGTTCTGGAAAATTGCGGTGCGTGCCATCTGACCAATCAAGCAACCGCGTCAAAGGTTGAGCAGGCGAGGGTTGAGCAGCAAAAGCTTGCTTGAGCAAATTATGACGATCGGCGGCAAGTTGAAAGATAGCTTCCTCACGCTTACCCCGCTCAGTGACGTATTTCTGAAGCTGTTCCTGTGTGGCAAACTGCGCTTGTCCGACAATGTGCCCATAAGTCAGCAGCGCAGAAATGAGGAATATTCCTGTCATCCGAATCAGCAAATTGATCAAGGTATGGCGCGTCAACGAAGGCTGAACTTGCACAAGCGGAATCAATGGCTGAATCAAGAATTTTCCAGCTTGGCGCACCGTAAACATCATTGAAGCAATCTGAGTCAACTAAGATGAGAGACAGGAGAAGGTTAGTCAGTTCGTAGTGTACCTGTCAGGGAAGATTTCCGACACACAAAAATTTTCATTTCTTGTGAAAAAGCCAGCCAGGCTGAGTTTTGGTTAGTTTTAGCGTGCTGCGATCGTACTCAAAAATTTTCCGCTTTGCAGATTCAACCGCAGTGTTGATTGGTCTAATAGCTCGATCGACATTCGATCGGTTTCAATTGACCAATCTGTTGCAACATCAAGCAGTTCTTCAAACCGTAGTTGCATCATTCAAGCTTCTACATCGTTGCAAAGCGTTGTAGGCTCTGGGATTTGTAATTCTTCTTCCCGCATTCCCTCTAAATGAAACTCTACTGCTTCCCGGATTTGCTGTTCGATTTCTTCAAGCGTTAATCCAGTTGCCACGCAGCCAGGTAAATCCGGCACGTAGGCAGAATAATTTCCAGGTGCTTTTTCTATCACAACTGCGTAGCGCATCATAATCTTCCTCCTTGAAATCTTCAGTAAACAGAAAAGCCCCCAGAATTTCTGAGGGCTTGCAATTTATCACTCAAAGCAAAACTTGCAGGTTATTTGCCGATGACCGCTTTCGCACGATCGACAACATTTTCAACGGTGTAGCCGAATTTCTTCATCGCTTCACCGCCCGGAGCCGAAATTCCGAAGCGCTCGATGCTGATCATGTCGCCTTCGCTGCCCATGTATTTCTGCCAACCGAAGCTAGAAGCTGCTTCAACGACGAGACGTTTTTGATCCGCTTTCGGGAAAATGGTGTTCTTGTAAGCTTCGTCTTGCTCCTCGAACAGTTCCCAACAGGGCATCGATACGACGCGAACTTTGTGACCTTCAGCCCGAAGTTTTTCAGCCGCAGTGACACAAAGACTCACTTCGCTTCCAGTTCCTACCAAAATGATGTCGGGTAGGTCGTCGCTGCCAGAAAGGATGTAAGCACCGCGAGAAACGGCATCGATCGAGCTTCCATCCAAGTTCGGTAACGCCTGACGAGTCATTGCCAAAAGTGACGGCTGATTGCGACGCTCGATCGCAATTTTGTACGCGCCAGAGGTTTCGTTACCATCTGCGGGACGGAACACTAAGAGATTCGGGATTGCACGTAAAGATGCGATCGTTTCAACCGGTTGGTGAGTCGGACCGTCTTCACCTAACGCCACTGAATCGTGCGTCATCACATAGATCACTTGAGCTTCGGACAGTGCCGAGAGACGAATCGCTGCTCTCATGTAGTCGGCAAACACCAAGAAAGTCGCGCAGTACGGAATCAGACCGGAACCGTGTAGAGCAATCCCGTTACAGATTGCGCCCATACCGTGTTCGCGCACTCCGAAGCGGAGGTTACGATTTTGGTAAGAGCCTTTTTGGAAGTCACCGAAGCCTTTGAGTAAGGTCAAGTTCGAGTGAGTCAAGTCAGCGGAACCGCCGATCAGTTCGGGAACAACTTGAGCGATCGCATTCAGCGTTTTTTCTGAAGTTTGACGAGTCGCCAGTCCTTTATCTTCGGGGGTGTAAGTCGGTAAAGCTTTCTCCCAACCATCAGGAAGTTTGCCGCTGATTTGCCGCTCGAATTCTGCCGCTTCGTCTGCATACTTCGATTTATAGTTTGCAAATGCTGCATTCCAGTCTTCTTCGAGTTTTGCACCGCGCTCGATCGCTTTACGCCAGTGGTTCAGTGCATCTTCAGGCACTTCAAACGGTTCGTAATCCCAACCTAAATTCTTCCGAGTTGCGCTCACTTCATCGCCACCCAACGCTGCACCGTGAACGCCTGCGGTGTTGGCTTTGTTCGGTGAACCAAAACCGATCGTGGTTCTGACTTTGATCAGGGTCGGTCTTTCGGTGTCTTTTTTCGCTTCTTCGATCGCTGCTTGAATGGCTTCTAAATTAGTATCCCCATCGGGAACGACAATGACTTGCCATCCGTAAGCTTCATAACGCTTACCGACATCTTCAGTAAACGAAACAGCGGTGTCACCATCGATCGAGATGTGGTTATCGTCGTACAGTGCGATCAGTTTGCCCAGTCCCAAGTGTCCAGCCAGCGAACACGCTTCACCGGAAACGCCTTCCATATTGCAGCCGTCGCCCAAAATCACATACGTGTAGTGATCGACGATCGTGGCATCGGGCTTGTTAAACTTCGCGGCTAAGTGCGCTTCCGCCATTGCCAGACCGACACCGTTACAGATGCCTTGACCTAAAGGACCTGTGGTGACTTCAATGCCCAGAGTTTCAAAGTTTTCGGGGTGTCCAGGAGTGCGCGATCCGAGTTGGCGAAACTGTTTGATATCCTCGATCGTTACACTGTCGTAACCCGCCAAGTAAAGCAGTGCATATTGCAGCATCGAACCGTGACCCGCGGACAGAACGAAGCGATCGCGATTAAACCATTTCGGATTCTTCGGATTGAACCGCAGGAACTTATCCCACAGCACGAACGACATCGGAGCCGCACCCATCGGCAAACCTGGGTGTCCGGATTTTGCCTTTTCAACGGCATCGATCGCTAAAAAGCGAATCGAATTAATGCAAAGTTCTTCGAGTGACTGGGCTGCAACGACCATGATTTCTAGTAAGAATGAACGACGAGTGAGCGATAACGGAACAATCCTATTTACCTGGTTCCATTATGTAGTTAAGTAGGTAAAGATACCTAATCAGAAAAAACTATCGAGGATCGGAGATTCGATAACGGCTTCCTAATAATCCTCGATAACGGTAGACAGTTCAAGCTCAAGGCACAAACTTTTTAAACGCCAGCGTGACATTGTGACCGCCAAACCCAAACGAGTTTGAGAGTGCCACATTGACAATATGATCGCGGGACTCATTCGCCACGTAATCCAAGTCACACTCTGGATCGGGTTCGACTAAGTTGATGGTCGGAGGAACGCGATCGTGTTGAATCGCCATCACGGTCGCGACTGCTTCGATGCCACCCGAACCGCCAAGTAAGTGTCCGGTCATGGATTTGGTCGAACTGACGAGAATTTGACGAGCGCGATCGCCCAATGCCGTTTTAATTGCCATCGTCTCATTTGGATCGTTGACAGGTGTACTCGTTCCATGAGCATTCACGTAGTCCACCTGATCCGGAGTCAATTCTCCGTCTTTCATGCAGAATTGCATTGCTCTAGCGGCATCTTTTCCACCTGGAGTCTGGCTTGTAATGTGGTACGCATCGCAGGTGACACCATAGCCGACAATTTCCGCGTAAATCTTCGCACCACGGGCTAAAGCGTGTTCCATTTCTTCGAGCAAGAGGATTCCTGCACCTTCACCAAGAACGAAGCCATCACGATCTTTGTCAAAGGGACGACTGGCATGAGTGGGATCGTCATTTCTCAATGAAAGCGCTTTACAGGCGGCAAATCCAGCGACCGCCAGCGTAGTCACAGCGGCTTCTGTTCCACCGCAAATCATCGCTTGAGCATAACCGCGCCGAATCCATTGGAACGCATCCCCGATCGCATTTGATCCTGCCGCACAAGCGGTGACAGAACAGGAGTTTGGACCTTTTGCGCCGATGTGAATCGCGGTTAAGCCTGCTGCCATGTTCGCGATCATCATCGGAATCATGAACGGACTACAGCGATCGGGTCCTTTGGTCAGATTTACTTCTTGCTGATCTTCGAGGACTTTCAAGCCGCCGATTCCAGTTCCAATCAAGACTCCGACCTGTTCCGCGTTCAGATCAGTGATTTTGAAATTTGCGTCTTCAAGGGCTTGTTTGGTGGCTGCGATCGCGAATTGACAAAAGCGATCCATGCGTTTCGCTTCTTTGCGATCCATATACTGATGCGGGTCGAAGTTTTTGACTTCCGCCGCAAACCGGCAATCGTGCCGAGCCGCATCAAACAGCGTAATCGGACCAATTCCGTTACGCCCCGCCATTAAGCCGTCCCAATATTCAGAGAGCGTATTGCCGATCGGTGTAACCGCACCCAGACCAGTCACAACGACGCGCTTATTTACCGAATTTGTCATGATGTCCAAAAAAGAAAGGGAGTAGGGAGTAGGGAATTAGGGAGTAGGGGAGGGTAACGATTCTGCTCCTGACTCCCAACTCCCGCTCATTATGCGGAGGCTGCAACTTTTCCGCTGATGTAATCAACCGCCGATTGAACGGTGGCAATTTCTTCTGCCGCTTCGTCGGGGATTTCGATGTCGAATTCTTCTTCGAGTGCCATGACTAACTCGACGGTATCGAGTGAATCTGCCCCTAAATCATTCGCAAAGCTTGCAGCAGGAACGACTTTCTCAGCATCTACGCCGAGTTGGTCCGCCACGATTTTCTGGACTTTATCAAAAATTTCAGTCTCGCTCATATTTCCTCTTGGGTTGCAGCAGCAACAAATCTGACTAAATGAAAGAACTTACTCAGCCGATGTCTGGTGTTTGTGACGATACGGTTTTGAGCATTTTTTCATCTTAATCTGAATTGTGGATACACTCATCAGATTCAAGGACGCGGAAAATATTTTGCCATGTTTCTGTGTTGAATCTTGAAATTCCTAATGATTGATCGCGATCGCACGAGAAAGTTTCCCAGCGGGAATGATTCGGCAGTACCATCAGAGGCGAACGCTTCTCTATAGAATGTTATGGCACTGAAGTACGCTTATTTTCCCGGTTGTGTGGCGCAGGGAGCTTGCCGCGAGTTGGATCAATCGACGAAAGCCGTGACGCGATCGCTCGGTATCGAGTTGATCGAACTCAAAAAAGCCTCGTGTTGCGGATCGGGAACGTTTAAGGAAGATTCTCAACTGCTCGAAGATACGGTCAATGCTAGAAATATCGCATTAGCTGAAGAATTAAATCTGCCGTTATTGACGCATTGCAGTACGTGTCAGGGTGTGATCGGTCATGTCGATGAACGGTTAAAGTCGGCGGATTCAGAGTATTTGAATCAGGTGAATGGATTTCTGAAAAAAGAAGGCTGTTCGCCGTACAAAGGAACGAGCGAAGTTAAACATTTACTGTGGGCACTGGTGGCAGATTACGGATTAGAAGCGATCGCCCAAAAAGTCACAAATAAACTCTCTGGGCTAAAATGTGCAGCGTTTTACGGTTGTTACTTACTGCGCGGACAAGAACACCCCTACGATGATCCGTTTAATCCGAAATCGATGGAAAACTTGTTTGAAGCGATCGGCGCAACTCCAATTTACTACCGGGGTCGGACTCAGTGCTGTGGATGGCCGCTTTCGAGTTATGCGACTGAGCAATCTTTCAAAATGGCAGGAACGCATATCGAAGAAGCGATCGCTGCGGGAGCCGATTGTATCGTTACCCCTTGCCCGCTCTGTCACTTAAATTTAGATTCTCGTCAGCCGGAAGTCGAACAAGTGATCGGAAAAACGCTCGGTTTACCCGTGTTGCATTTATCGCAATTGGTGGCACTCGCGATCGGCGTTTCACCGCAAGAATTGGGACTCGATCGACATATTGTTTCGACGAAATCCGTTCTGGCAAAACTGGGACGATAGAGAATTCCTGATACATAGTGCCAGCCCTGGACAGACTGAGTTAATTTAGACCTAAACGCCCCGAATCCAGGAATTTATGCAGCTACACTGCACCCGTCCGAGTTGTGCCCGTCCGTTGAATCATCTAGCTGACTTAGATGATCCGAATGTGTTGAAGTCGGTTCCGCAAAAGTTTTGTACGTGCTGTGGAATGCCTTTGATTTTGG contains:
- the tkt gene encoding transketolase, with protein sequence MVVAAQSLEELCINSIRFLAIDAVEKAKSGHPGLPMGAAPMSFVLWDKFLRFNPKNPKWFNRDRFVLSAGHGSMLQYALLYLAGYDSVTIEDIKQFRQLGSRTPGHPENFETLGIEVTTGPLGQGICNGVGLAMAEAHLAAKFNKPDATIVDHYTYVILGDGCNMEGVSGEACSLAGHLGLGKLIALYDDNHISIDGDTAVSFTEDVGKRYEAYGWQVIVVPDGDTNLEAIQAAIEEAKKDTERPTLIKVRTTIGFGSPNKANTAGVHGAALGGDEVSATRKNLGWDYEPFEVPEDALNHWRKAIERGAKLEEDWNAAFANYKSKYADEAAEFERQISGKLPDGWEKALPTYTPEDKGLATRQTSEKTLNAIAQVVPELIGGSADLTHSNLTLLKGFGDFQKGSYQNRNLRFGVREHGMGAICNGIALHGSGLIPYCATFLVFADYMRAAIRLSALSEAQVIYVMTHDSVALGEDGPTHQPVETIASLRAIPNLLVFRPADGNETSGAYKIAIERRNQPSLLAMTRQALPNLDGSSIDAVSRGAYILSGSDDLPDIILVGTGSEVSLCVTAAEKLRAEGHKVRVVSMPCWELFEEQDEAYKNTIFPKADQKRLVVEAASSFGWQKYMGSEGDMISIERFGISAPGGEAMKKFGYTVENVVDRAKAVIGK
- a CDS encoding CoB--CoM heterodisulfide reductase iron-sulfur subunit B family protein, which codes for MALKYAYFPGCVAQGACRELDQSTKAVTRSLGIELIELKKASCCGSGTFKEDSQLLEDTVNARNIALAEELNLPLLTHCSTCQGVIGHVDERLKSADSEYLNQVNGFLKKEGCSPYKGTSEVKHLLWALVADYGLEAIAQKVTNKLSGLKCAAFYGCYLLRGQEHPYDDPFNPKSMENLFEAIGATPIYYRGRTQCCGWPLSSYATEQSFKMAGTHIEEAIAAGADCIVTPCPLCHLNLDSRQPEVEQVIGKTLGLPVLHLSQLVALAIGVSPQELGLDRHIVSTKSVLAKLGR
- the acpP gene encoding acyl carrier protein; the encoded protein is MSETEIFDKVQKIVADQLGVDAEKVVPAASFANDLGADSLDTVELVMALEEEFDIEIPDEAAEEIATVQSAVDYISGKVAASA
- the fabF gene encoding beta-ketoacyl-ACP synthase II — protein: MTNSVNKRVVVTGLGAVTPIGNTLSEYWDGLMAGRNGIGPITLFDAARHDCRFAAEVKNFDPHQYMDRKEAKRMDRFCQFAIAATKQALEDANFKITDLNAEQVGVLIGTGIGGLKVLEDQQEVNLTKGPDRCSPFMIPMMIANMAAGLTAIHIGAKGPNSCSVTACAAGSNAIGDAFQWIRRGYAQAMICGGTEAAVTTLAVAGFAACKALSLRNDDPTHASRPFDKDRDGFVLGEGAGILLLEEMEHALARGAKIYAEIVGYGVTCDAYHITSQTPGGKDAARAMQFCMKDGELTPDQVDYVNAHGTSTPVNDPNETMAIKTALGDRARQILVSSTKSMTGHLLGGSGGIEAVATVMAIQHDRVPPTINLVEPDPECDLDYVANESRDHIVNVALSNSFGFGGHNVTLAFKKFVP